Proteins co-encoded in one Bombus terrestris chromosome 18, iyBomTerr1.2, whole genome shotgun sequence genomic window:
- the LOC100646759 gene encoding tyrosine-protein phosphatase 69D has product MFPRSGLPMSSIPLMILCFFVLTVAGLDESAVEKIETTESKNENPAVLEITASQDLEGIEAGSTPSLICKLNVPGQIWWTSNGKNLTTIKDFDSGGRLDIKQASRNDTGDYKCMAQTADGELLKKDVHIRVIEPGRITAGEDIRAKVMESANLTCLMHGYPLSQFTWLKGNDSESTDHWKDFTTITQINETLTLLTLEFKSLTRKDNGTYICKARDYSGEISAYRHLFVIDVPKVSIDFMKAVGAGSIFLNWTVNDGNEPIKEYVIQHMKNGTNQYQYYSKQIGGGNSSYVLRGFESGTAYQIGISATNTVGTSHVQLDPRWITTLEKDPIFVPKVSVNGVTENSITIGWTVPPPDLKEHVHYYNLMVTHGDQKREAVYPAQPFTVYAFVDLDPDTTYKFKIAACSEYTKECGNWSIEVNGTTLDGVASPPQNLSVNCRFDNISSSSFISITWDHPEKSNGVITRYNIQLIGIARFKNGMGRLDIDTWGPQNWSVKKNSTHFNQIPANTNYTVRVNGVTRSRTPGKDAVGNCTTPITIPDRDSLNMRSWRKIENQGKQLFKLYLPRITERNGPICCYRVYLVKLAPRKSVTDLPPPEEINVYSYQYAHNSPSGGAYVAETFDSDRLVPEIFLGDGESFNNSSMCNKCIGLRPKVAPPVLHFVPEVSTTISALNTTPATTTTTVTWTTTPAPTTSSATTQKIETTIANLIDNNHTETMERRKRENMATQKTKGNDGSSELPLFTAQDGFLDENSNYTGFIEVIVFGNQGQLLPAYSNYFNPLYGGLDPVAVVSAEVTTLSVILQISIALILIIIILLIALCVLHRYTKRAQQRGEEIITLRNSFRHLCRSLRGRHQLVAASPPDMPPIPKGELLQAYLERHRDSDYGFQHEFELLPDRFTDRTTRASEARENLYKNRYPDIKCYDQTRVRLAQMDGICGSDYINANFVLGYKERKKFICAQGPMENTVCDYWRMIWEQHLELILMLTNLEEYSKTKCAKYWPDKGETKNFGDITVEHVRERAYSDYVVRELKMTRLGERDARTIVQYHFLVWKDFMAPEHPHAILRFIKRVNEAYSLEKGPILVHCSAGVGRTGTLVALDSLLQQLAEEGQVSIFNTVCDLRHQRNFLVQSLKQYIFTYRALMEMAQYGDTEIPASQLKTTVTRLRQRDNGKEKCRMEEEYDKINSVLEDRKSFSVGGGEENKSKNRSELIIPYDRNRVILTPVPGREHSTYINASFIEGYDNSESFVITQDPLDTTIADFWRMISEQCISTIVMLSDLNEGPRKCPRYWPDDDAAYDHIRVRYIQSESCPYYTRREFCVSNTKTDESVVVTQYQYHGWPTVEGEVPEVTRGLIELVNQTLTNDTESSGSLVVHCSYGSDRSSMFVALSILVQQLRTEKRVDIFTTTKKLRSQRHGMISTFAQYEFLHRAIVNYSDLHNLADDELAS; this is encoded by the exons ATGTTTCCCCGAAGTGGCCTACCGATGTCGAGTATCCCTTTGATGATACTCTGCTTTTTCGTACTTACCGTTGCCGGCCTTGACGAATCTG CTGTTGAAAAAATAGAAACCACCGAGTCAAAAAATGAGAATCCAGCAGTGTTAGAAATTACAGCATCTCAAGACTTAGAAGGTATAGAGGCTGGTAGTACTCCATCACTTATATGTAAACTCAATGTACCTGGTCAAATATGGTGGACCAGCAATGGAAAGAATCTTACCACTATTAAAGATTTTGATTCTGGAGGACGTTTAGATATTAAACAGGCTAGTAGAAATGATACAGGAGACTATAAGTGTATGGCACAAACTGCAGATGGAGAATTGTTAAAAAAGGATGTCCATATTAGAGTTATTg aaCCAGGTAGAATAACAGCTGGGGAAGATATTAGGGCAAAAGTGATGGAATCAGCTAACTTGACATGCCTCATGCATGGTTATCCATTATCTCAATTTACTTGGTTAAAAGGGAATGATTCAGAAAGTACCGACCACTGGAAGGATTTCACTACTATCACGCAAATAAACGAAACTCTCACTCTACTGACTTTAGAATTTAAGAGCTTAACTCGGAAAGATAACGGAACGTATATTTGCAAAGCACGCGATTACAGCGGTGAAATTAGCGCTTATAGACACCTCTTTGTGATTGATGTACCGAAAGTGAGCATCGACTTTATGAAAGCTGTTGGTGCTGGAAGTATATTCTTAAACTGGACTGTAAATGATGGCAACGAACCGATTAAAGAATATGTTATCCAACATATGAAAAACGGAACTaatcaatatcaatattattCTAAACAAATTGGAGGTGGTAATTCGAGTTATGTTTTAAGAGGTTTTGAAAGTGGTACAGCGTATCAGATTGGAATTAGCGCTACAAATACCGTGGGTACATCACACGTACAACTTGATCCACGTTGGATTACTACGCTTGAAAAAG ATCCTATATTTGTGCCAAAAGTTTCCGTTAACGGAGTCACTGAAAATTCTATTACAATAGGATGGACAGTACCGCCACCGGATTTAAAAGAACACGTTCATTATTATAATCTAATGGTTACACATGGAGATCAGAAAAGAGAAGCAGTATATCCAGCGCAACCATTTACTGTCTACGCATTTGTCGATCTCGAtcccgatacaacgtataagttTAAAATTGCCGCGTGTAGTGAATATACAAAGGAATGTGGAAACTGGAGCATTGAAGTGAATGGTACTACTTTAGATGGAG tgGCCAGCCCTCCTCAGAATTTATCTGTTAATTGTCGATTCGATAATATAAGTAGCTCCAGTTTTATCTCTATTACATGGGATCATCCAGAGAAATCTAACGGCGTtattactcgttataatatacaattaatcgGCATCGCCAGATTTAAAAATGGTATGGGTCGTTTAGATATTGATACTTGGGGACCACAGAATTGGAgcgttaaaaaaaatagcaCGCATTTTAATCAAATACCGGCTAATACGAATTACACGGTTCGTGTGAACGGTGTAACTAGATCTCGTACACCAGGAAAGGATGCTGTGGGTAACTGTACCACGCCAATTACCATACCAGATAGAGATAGCTTAAACATGCGATCGTGGCGAAAAATCGAGAATCAGGGTAAACAATTGTTTAAGTTATATCTTCCACGTATCACAGAAAGAAATGGTCCTATATGTTGTTATagagtttatttagtaaaattagCACCACGAAAGAGCGTCACTGATTTACCACCACCTGAAGAAATTAATGTGTATTCCTATCAATATGCCCATAATTCACCTTCCGGTGGTGCTTACGTTGCCGAAACATTTGATAGCGATCGATTGGTACCGGAGATTTTTCTTGGCGATGGCGAATCATTCAACAATAGTAGCATGTGCAACAAATGTATTGGACTTAGGCCAAAAGTCGCTCCACCAGTATTACATTTTGTTCCCGAAGTTTCAACAACCATCTCAGCACTTAATACAACACCTGCCACTACTACAACGACAGTAACATGGACTACAACTCCCGCTCCAACAACATCGTCAGCTACTACCCAAAAGATCGAAACAACCATTGCAAATCTAATAGACAATAATCATACAGAGACtatggaaagaagaaaaagagaaaatatggCTACCCAGAAAACAAAGGGTAATGATGGATCTTCTGAACTACCATTATTTACCGCACAAGATGGTTTCTTAGATGAAAACTCAAACTACACGGGTTTTATCGAAGTTATTG TATTTGGAAATCAAGGTCAGCTTTTACCAGCCTATAGTAATTACTTTAATCCTCTTTATGGAGGGTTAGATCCCGTAGCCGTAGTGTCAGCGGAAGTGACCACACTCAGCGTAATTCTGCAAATTTCCATTGCTCTTATACTGATCATCATCATTCTTCTCATTGCACTTTGTGTATTGCACAGATATACAAAGCGTGCTCAACAGAGAGGAGAAGAAATTATAACTTTGAGAAATAGTTTCag GCATTTATGCAGGAGTCTTAGAGGTAGACATCAATTGGTAGCAGCAAGCCCTCCAGACATGCCTCCCATTCCTAAAGGTGAACTGCTCCAGGCATATCTCGAACGACATCGGGATTCTGATTATGGTTTTCAACACGAATTCGAATTGCTACCGGATAGATTCACAGATCGTACAACAAGAGCTTCGGAGGCACGTGAAAATCTATACAAAAATCGTTATCCAGATATAAAATGTTACGATCAGACTAGAGTAAGACTCGCACAAATGGATGGAATTTGCGGATCCGATTACATAAATGCGAACTTTGTGTTAGGGTACAAAGAACGTAAAAAATTTATATGCGCTCAAGGTCCAATGGAAAATACCGTTTGCGATTATTGGAGAATGATTTGGGAACAACATCTTGAGCTGATACTTATGTTAACGAATCTCGAAGAATACTCAAAAACGAAATGCGCAAAATACTGGCCAGACAAAGGTGAAACTAAAAATTTTGGCGACATCACTGTTGAACATGTTCGAGAAAGAGCTTACTCAGATTACGTTGTTCGTGAATTAAAAATGACACGATTAGGAGAACGAGATGCACGCACCATCGTTCAGTATCATTTCTTAGTTTGGAAAGATTTTATGGCACCAGAACATCCTCATGCGATACTAAGGTTTATCAAAAGAGTGAATGAAGCTTATTCGTTGGAAAAGGGGCCGATATTGGTACATTGCAGTGCAGGTGTCGGACGAACAGGAACATTAGTCGCATTAGATTCTTTGCTGCAACAACTTGCAGAAGAAGGTCAAGTTTCGATTTTCAATACAGTATGTGATCTAAGACATCAAAGAAACTTTTTAGTGCAATCGTTAAAACAGTATATTTTCACTTATCGTGCGTTAATGGAAATGGCACAATACGGGGATACGGAAATTCCAGCATCTCAGCTTAAAACTACAGTTACAAGATTAAGACAACGAGATAACGGTAAAGAAAAATGTAGAATGGAGGAAGAGTATGAT AAAATCAATTCTGTATTAGAAGACAGAAAATCATTTTCTGTTGGTGGAGGAGAAGAAAATAAGAGCAAGAATAGAAGTGAATTAATAATACCATATGACAGAAATCGAGTAATTCTTACACCCGTTCCAGGTAGAGAACATTCAACGTATATAAATGCATCATTTATTGAAGGCTATGACAATTCCGAGTCGTTTGTTATCACCCAAGATCCGTTGGACACTACGATAGCAGACTTCTGGCGAATGATTTCAGAACAATGCATCTCTACGATAGTAATGTTATCCGAT TTAAATGAAGGTCCACGAAAATGTCCACGTTATTGGCCTGATGACGATGCAGCATACGATCACATAAGAGTTAGATATATTCAAAGCGAGAGCTGTCCATATTACACTCGCCGTGAATTCTGTGTTTCTAATACTAAAACTGACGAAAGCGTTGTTGTAACACAATACCAATATCATGGATGGCCAACGGTAGAGGGAGAAGTACCTGAAGTAACTCGTGGTCTCATTGAACTTGTAAACCAAACACTTACAAATGACACAGAATCAAGCGGCTCGCTAGTCGTACACTGCAGTTATGGATCCGATAGGAGTTCTATGTTCGTTGCTCTTAGTATATTGGTTCAACAACTAAGGACCGAAAAGCGCGTAGATATATTTACAACGACGAAGAAGTTACGATCGCAAAGACACGGCATGATTAGCACTTTT GCACAATACGAATTTCTACATCGTGCTATCGTGAATTATTCAGATCTTCATAATTTGGCCGACGACGAACTAGCTTCTTAA
- the LOC100647124 gene encoding ER membrane protein complex subunit 3 translates to MAELILDPNIRGWVFLPIVVITFLVGIIRHYVSILLASQKKVELHQVQDSQVMIRSRLLRENGQYIPKMAFISRRHFFNNEETGYFKTQKRAPVSQNPMTDPNMMTDMLKGNVTNVLPMVLIGGWINWMFSGFVTTKVPFPLTLRFKPMLQRGIELATLDAAWVSSASWYFLNVFGLRSIYTLVLGESNAADTSRLLQDQVSGAAMSMPPDPKAAFKSEWEALEIYEHNWALQGVEADLIGSQRIDTSEGSK, encoded by the exons ATGGCTGAGTTGATTTTAGATCCAAACATTCGAGGATGGGTGTTCTTACCTATCGTTGTGATTACGTTTCTCGTAGGCATTATTCGACATTATGTTTCGATATTACTTGCCTCACAGAAAAAGGTTGAGCTTCATCAAGTACAAGACAG TCAAGTGATGATACGCTCTAGGCTGTTAAGAGAAAATGGTCAATATATTCCAAAAATGGCATTTATTAGCAGAAGGCATTTCTTTAATAATGAAGAGACAGGGTATTTTAAAACACAAAAACGTGCCCCAGTATCGCAGAACCCAATGACAGATCCTAATATGATGACAGATATGTTAAAGGGAAATGTAACTAATGTTTTACCAATGGTATTAATAGGTGGCTGGATTAACTGGATGTTTTCTGGCTTTGTAACAA ctAAAGTACCATTTCCTTTGACATTACGTTTCAAACCAATGTTGCAACGTGGTATAGAATTAGCTACACTTGATGCTGCATGGGTTTCATCTGCATCTTGGTATTTCCTTAATGTGTTTGGATTACGTTCCATTTATACACTTGTCCTTGGAGAAAGCAATGCTGCTGATACCTCCAGACTTTTACAGGATCAAGTATCAGGTGCTGCAATGTCTATGCCACCAGATCCAAAAGCTGCTTTCAAATCAGAATGGGAAGCATTGGAAATATATGAACATAATTGGGCGCTGCAAGGAGTTGAAGCAGATCTTATAGGATCCCAAAGAATAGATACAAGTGAAG gtagcaaataa
- the LOC100646883 gene encoding nitrilase and fragile histidine triad fusion protein NitFhit isoform X2 translates to MTTKQFSGHLIAKFSTMAHPLVAVCQMTSINDKEKNLQTVRELAEKAKSRTACMAFFPEACDYLADNKKDIVAMAEPLNGSIMSSYKEIAKANKIWLSLGGLHEALDDDEKRISNTHVVINSEGEIASIYRKIHLFDMDNKTIGVRLMESDYVLAGQKIEPPISTPAGKLGLSICYDMRFPELSLSLRNMGMEILTYPSAFTYQTGAAHWEVLLRARAIETQCYVIAAAQTGAHNKKRVSWGHAMIIDPWGTIVAQCSEKTDMVLAEIDLNLLKRIRENMPCENHRRTDVYPKIEPL, encoded by the exons ATGACTAC AAAACAATTTTCGGGACATCTTATTGCTAAATTTAGTACTATGGCACATCCATTAGTTGCAGTATGTCAAATGACATCAATaaatgataaagaaaaaaatttacaaactgtacgagaACTAGCTGAGAAGGCTAAATCTAGAACAGCTTGT ATGGCCTTCTTTCCTGAAGCCTGTGATTATTTAGCcgataataaaaaagatatagtaGCCATGGCTGAACCTTTGAATGGATCAATAATGTCAAGCTACAAAGAAATTGCTAAAGCAAATAAAATTTGGTTATCGTTAGGTGGATTACATGAAGCA tTAGATGACGATGAAAAGCGTATAAGTAATACACATGTTGTAATAAATAGTGAAGGGGAAATAGCCAGTATTTATCGTAAAATCCATTTATTTGATATGGACAATAAAACTATTGGCGTGAGATTAATGGAATCAGATTATGTCTTAGCAGGGCAAAAGATTGAACCACCCATATCAACACCAGCTGGTAAATTAGGCCTCAGTATT TGTTATGATATGCGTTTTCCCGAATTATCTCTTTCATTAAGAAATATGGGAATGGAAATTCTCACATATCCATCAGCATTTACATATCAAACAGGTGCTGCTCATTGGGAAGTATTATTGCGTGCAAGGGCTATAGAAACACAATGTTATGTTATAGCTGCAGCTCAAACTGGTGCACATAACAAAAAGAGAGTGAGCTGGGGTCATGCAatg aTTATTGATCCATGGGGAACTATAGTAGCGCAGTGTAGTGAAAAAACTGATATGGTTTTAGCAGAAATTGATTTAAACTTATTAAAACGAATTCGGGAAAATATGCCGTGCGAAAATCATCGTCGAACAGATGTATATCCTAAAATAGAACCCCTGTAA
- the LOC100646883 gene encoding nitrilase and fragile histidine triad fusion protein NitFhit isoform X3, whose amino-acid sequence MAHPLVAVCQMTSINDKEKNLQTVRELAEKAKSRTACMAFFPEACDYLADNKKDIVAMAEPLNGSIMSSYKEIAKANKIWLSLGGLHEALDDDEKRISNTHVVINSEGEIASIYRKIHLFDMDNKTIGVRLMESDYVLAGQKIEPPISTPAGKLGLSICYDMRFPELSLSLRNMGMEILTYPSAFTYQTGAAHWEVLLRARAIETQCYVIAAAQTGAHNKKRVSWGHAMIIDPWGTIVAQCSEKTDMVLAEIDLNLLKRIRENMPCENHRRTDVYPKIEPL is encoded by the exons ATGGCACATCCATTAGTTGCAGTATGTCAAATGACATCAATaaatgataaagaaaaaaatttacaaactgtacgagaACTAGCTGAGAAGGCTAAATCTAGAACAGCTTGT ATGGCCTTCTTTCCTGAAGCCTGTGATTATTTAGCcgataataaaaaagatatagtaGCCATGGCTGAACCTTTGAATGGATCAATAATGTCAAGCTACAAAGAAATTGCTAAAGCAAATAAAATTTGGTTATCGTTAGGTGGATTACATGAAGCA tTAGATGACGATGAAAAGCGTATAAGTAATACACATGTTGTAATAAATAGTGAAGGGGAAATAGCCAGTATTTATCGTAAAATCCATTTATTTGATATGGACAATAAAACTATTGGCGTGAGATTAATGGAATCAGATTATGTCTTAGCAGGGCAAAAGATTGAACCACCCATATCAACACCAGCTGGTAAATTAGGCCTCAGTATT TGTTATGATATGCGTTTTCCCGAATTATCTCTTTCATTAAGAAATATGGGAATGGAAATTCTCACATATCCATCAGCATTTACATATCAAACAGGTGCTGCTCATTGGGAAGTATTATTGCGTGCAAGGGCTATAGAAACACAATGTTATGTTATAGCTGCAGCTCAAACTGGTGCACATAACAAAAAGAGAGTGAGCTGGGGTCATGCAatg aTTATTGATCCATGGGGAACTATAGTAGCGCAGTGTAGTGAAAAAACTGATATGGTTTTAGCAGAAATTGATTTAAACTTATTAAAACGAATTCGGGAAAATATGCCGTGCGAAAATCATCGTCGAACAGATGTATATCCTAAAATAGAACCCCTGTAA
- the LOC100646883 gene encoding nitrilase and fragile histidine triad fusion protein NitFhit isoform X1 yields MYFLSSFSIIKCHRKQFSGHLIAKFSTMAHPLVAVCQMTSINDKEKNLQTVRELAEKAKSRTACMAFFPEACDYLADNKKDIVAMAEPLNGSIMSSYKEIAKANKIWLSLGGLHEALDDDEKRISNTHVVINSEGEIASIYRKIHLFDMDNKTIGVRLMESDYVLAGQKIEPPISTPAGKLGLSICYDMRFPELSLSLRNMGMEILTYPSAFTYQTGAAHWEVLLRARAIETQCYVIAAAQTGAHNKKRVSWGHAMIIDPWGTIVAQCSEKTDMVLAEIDLNLLKRIRENMPCENHRRTDVYPKIEPL; encoded by the exons ATGTATTTTCTAAGCagtttttctattattaaatgTCACAG AAAACAATTTTCGGGACATCTTATTGCTAAATTTAGTACTATGGCACATCCATTAGTTGCAGTATGTCAAATGACATCAATaaatgataaagaaaaaaatttacaaactgtacgagaACTAGCTGAGAAGGCTAAATCTAGAACAGCTTGT ATGGCCTTCTTTCCTGAAGCCTGTGATTATTTAGCcgataataaaaaagatatagtaGCCATGGCTGAACCTTTGAATGGATCAATAATGTCAAGCTACAAAGAAATTGCTAAAGCAAATAAAATTTGGTTATCGTTAGGTGGATTACATGAAGCA tTAGATGACGATGAAAAGCGTATAAGTAATACACATGTTGTAATAAATAGTGAAGGGGAAATAGCCAGTATTTATCGTAAAATCCATTTATTTGATATGGACAATAAAACTATTGGCGTGAGATTAATGGAATCAGATTATGTCTTAGCAGGGCAAAAGATTGAACCACCCATATCAACACCAGCTGGTAAATTAGGCCTCAGTATT TGTTATGATATGCGTTTTCCCGAATTATCTCTTTCATTAAGAAATATGGGAATGGAAATTCTCACATATCCATCAGCATTTACATATCAAACAGGTGCTGCTCATTGGGAAGTATTATTGCGTGCAAGGGCTATAGAAACACAATGTTATGTTATAGCTGCAGCTCAAACTGGTGCACATAACAAAAAGAGAGTGAGCTGGGGTCATGCAatg aTTATTGATCCATGGGGAACTATAGTAGCGCAGTGTAGTGAAAAAACTGATATGGTTTTAGCAGAAATTGATTTAAACTTATTAAAACGAATTCGGGAAAATATGCCGTGCGAAAATCATCGTCGAACAGATGTATATCCTAAAATAGAACCCCTGTAA